The Tripterygium wilfordii isolate XIE 37 chromosome 17, ASM1340144v1, whole genome shotgun sequence genome has a window encoding:
- the LOC119983194 gene encoding putative clathrin assembly protein At1g03050 has protein sequence MAPSKIRRALGAVKDQTSIGLAKVNNTNSLSDLDVAIVKATRHEEYPTEEKYIREILNLTSYSRTYISACVNTLSRRLNKTKNWIVAIKTLILIQRLIAEGDPAYEQEIFFATRRGTRLLNMSDFRHASKSYNSWDYSAFVRTYALYLDERLEFRMQGRRGKRSAFGFDEEEEEEEAVSAHSKSTPVREMKTEHVFSRAQHLQQLLERFLACRPTGAAKNNRIVIVALYPVVKESFQIYSDVTEVLGILIDRFMELEVPDSVKVYEIFCRVSKQFDELETFYAWCKTVGIVRSSEYPDIEKITQKKLDLMDDFIRDKSALAQTKRDKFLELKNEPEEETKDEQEPTEEEEKEDMNAIKALPAPESVAEEENIEEPKEKEKEKTLQLEGDLLNLRDDAVTSEDHADKLALALFDGGSAHEPTQAPTWEAFNNDGDWETALVQSASNLSYQKPSLGGGFDKLLLDGMYQQGAVQAAMANASGSNGSASSVAIPLAGQPAMLALPAPPVVTDGSATPSTTSVDPFAASLTVAMPPYVQMSEMEKKQRLLVEEQLMWQQYQRNGMQGQIGLSKLQEPSPYNMEGYI, from the exons ATGGCTCCGAGCAAGATCCGAAGAGCTCTTGGAGCGGTCAAGGACCAGACCAGCATAGGCCTTGCCAAGGTCAATAACACCAACTCGCTCTCTGATCTCGATGTGGCGATCGTAAAAGCAACAAGACATGAAGAATATCCAACCGAGGAGAAGTACATTCGTGAAATACTGAACTTAACCTCCTACTCTCGCACCTACATCAGTGCCTGTGTCAACACCCTTTCCAGGCGTCTGAACAAGACCAAGAACTGGATTGTTGCAATCAAGACACTCATTTTGATTCAACGTTTGATCGCAGAGGGTGATCCGGCCTACGAGCAAGAGATCTTCTTCGCAACAAGACGTGGAACTCGCCTCCTCAACATGTCTGATTTCCGCCATGCCTCTAAATCGTATAATTCGTGGGATTACTCAGCATTTGTGCGTACATATGCGCTTTATCTTGATGAACGACTTGAGTTCAGGATGCAAGGCAGGCGTGGCAAGCGAAGTGCGTTTGggtttgatgaagaagaagaagaagaagaggcagTGTCTGCTCATTCGAAATCTACACCGGTTCGTGAGATGAAGACTGAACATGTGTTTTCAAGGGCACAACATCTCCAGCAGCTCCTTGAACGCTTCTTGGCGTGTCGCCCAACAG GTGCAGCAAAGAACAATAGGATTGTTATAGTAGCTCTCTATCCAGTGGTGAAAGAAAGTTTTCAGATATACTCTGATGTAACAGAGGTATTGGGGATCTTAATAGATCGTTTCATGGAGTTAGAAGTACCTGATTCTGTCAAAGTTTACGAGATCTTCTGTCGAGTCTCGAAGCAGTTTGACGAGCTGGAAACGTTCTACGCCTGGTGCAAGACTGTTGGCATTGTGCGCTCCTCAGAATACCCAGATATAGAGAAAATCACACAGAAGAAGCTTGATCTCATGGATGATTTTATACGAGACAAATCGGCATTGGCACAAACTAAGAGGGATAAATTTCTTGAACTGAAAAATGAGCCAGAAGAAGAAACTAAAGATGAACAAGAAccaacagaagaagaagaaaaagaagacatgAATGCTATAAAGGCACTACCGGCCCCTGAAAGTGTCGCCGAGGAAGAAAATATAGAGGAACCcaaggaaaaagagaaagaaaagactCTCCAACTAGAAGGTGATCTGTTGAATTTAAGAGATGATGCAGTGACAAGTGAAGACCATGCAGATAAACTGGCCTTAGCTTTATTTGATGGCGGTTCAGCTCATGAACCTACACAAGCTCCAACATGGGAAGCATTCAACAATGATGGGGACTGGGAGACGGCACTGGTTCAATCTGCAAGCAATTTATCCTATCAAAAGCCTTCACTTGGTGGTGGCTTTGATAAGTTATTACTTGATGGGATGTATCAGCAAGGAGCAGTGCAGGCCGCAATGGCAAATGCCAGTGGAAGTAATGGTAGTGCGAGCAGCGTTGCCATCCCTTTGGCTGGACAGCCTGCCATGTTGGCGCTGCCAGCACCACCGGTGGTGACCGATGGCAGCGCAACACCTTCAACAACAAGTGTAGACCCATTTGCAGCGTCACTGACAGTGGCTATGCCACCATATGTGCAAATGTCAGAGATGGAGAAGAAGCAGAGGCTGTTGGTAGAAGAGCAGCTAATGTGGCAACAATATCAAAGGAATGGGATGCAAGGACAGATTGGATTGTCAAAGCTACAAGAGCCAAGTCCATATAACATGGAAGGTTACATATAA
- the LOC119982287 gene encoding glycine-rich RNA-binding protein RZ1A-like, whose translation MSEELEYRCFIGGLSWSTSDRGLKDAFGKFGHLLEAKVVVDKFSGRSRGFGFVTFDEKKAMDEAIEAMNGIDLDGRAITVDKAQPQQGSGRDRDGGRDRDGGRDRDGGRDRDRGRDRDGGRDYGGGRGSNGGECFKCGKPGHFARECPSEGERGGGRYGGRDDRHGGGSGVGGGSRFGPDRNGDRSSGRSRDSGGHGGSGSDRYRDRSGPYERRGSGGFRS comes from the exons ATGTCGGAAGAGTTGGAGTATCGTTGTTTTATAGGTGGCCTTTCATGGTCAACCTCAGATAGAGGTCTGAAAGATGCATTTGGAAAGTTTGGCCATCTTCTTGAAGCAAAG gtGGTAGTTGACAAATTTTCTGGCCGATCTCGTGGATTTGGATTTGTCACTTTTGATGAAAAGAAAGCAATGGATGAGGCCATTGAAGCAATGAATGGGATAGATTTAGATGGGCGTGCTATTACTGTTGATAAGGCCCAGCCTCAACAAGGTTCAGGTAGAGATCGCGATGGTGGACGTGATCGTGATGGTGGACGTGATCGTGATGGTGGACGTGACCGTGATCGTGGACGTGACCGTGATGGTGGGCGTGATTATGGAGGGGGACGCGGATCTAATGGCGGAGagtgctttaagtgtggcaagcCTGGGCATTTTGCTAGGGAGTGCCCTAGTGAAGGGGAAAGAGGTGGCGGCAGGTATGGTGGCAGGGATGATAGGCATGGCGGTGGTTCTGGCGTTGGTGGTGGGAGTCGCTTCGGCCCAGACCGAAATGGAGATCGCTCTAGTGGGCGCAGCAGGGATTCTGGTGGTCATGGAGGTTCGGGAAGTGATCGTTATCGCGACCGCTCTGGACCATATGAGCGTCGAGGGTCTGGAGGCTTTCGTTCTTGA